From Chitinophagaceae bacterium:
GAACCTCTCAGTACAAAATAGGCTAAATATACCAGCAAACCAACCACAGCTCCGTTTAATTTAGGATCATTAACCCACCAGGCACCCCAAGTTGCTGCTGCCCAAAACATTCCTGTAATAAGGCCTAAAATGCCAAAAATCATGGCTGTAAAAGCGAAATTTTTAGCATATAAATCATGCTTGAGATTCGATCCGGAAAGATATTTAATACTGAAAGTAAAAGAAAAAATTAACATTACAACCATCCCAAACCACATGGGAACATGAAAATAAAGGTTGCGGATAGATTCATTTAATACCGGTAATCTGGGTACCGGCAACATTAAACCGGCTACAATAGAATATAAAATCAATACAACAGCTATTGACTTCCACCAGTTATTTTTTAAGAGAATATTCATTTTTTCTTATTCGCGCCAAAGATATGGAAATAAAATGATTGACATAGACAAAATTAAAACGTTCAAACTGATTAACATAATCCACAAGGAAATAGTATTTTCCATACCCGGCCCCTGAAGGTAAACCAGACTTGATAATCGAATTAAAACGACTAATAAAGGCAAAATTACAGGAAAACTTAAAATAGCCATCAAAGTAGTGTTATTTCCTGCTTTTGAAGCTATAGAAGATATCATAGTAAAAATCAGCCCTAAACCACCGGCACCAAAAATGAGCAGCAAAAAGAACGATGTATTTTGAACTACAGGATTCCCAAACCATATGCTAAAAAGCGACCAGCTCAATAACGCCAGCACAAACATGAAAATATAATTATAAAACATTTTGGAAATGATGACTGATTCCGGACTAAACAGAGTATAGAGATATAGCAACTTCTCTTGTGATTCCTGATAAAAGCTTTTTGCAATTGCATTTACAGAAACAAATAAAACGGATATCCAAAATAGTAAATTCCACCAGCCTGCATTCAGCTCATGTACCATATTTTCCTGCTCTAATACATTCAGAATTACAAAAACAGTTGCTACCATATACAAGATAATTCCGCCTATGGTATATTTATTCCGAAGCTCCAGTTTCCATTCCCGCTTTAAAAGCTGTATTATCTCATTTTTCATAAAGGTGATTCCCCGCGCAAAATTAGCAATATTTATACAGATGCCTCCACCTTCAAAAGATATTCTTTGTATTCAAGTCAAATACAAGATTGATTTAATTAAATTATTTAATTTTACGGCTCTTTAAAATTGAAAAGCTATCTCTATGGAAAAAAAAATTGATAAAATCCTAATCGCTAACAGAGGTGAAATTGCCTTACGAATAATAAGATCTGCCCGTGAAATGAATATTAAAACAGTTGCTGTTTACTCAGAAGCAGACAGACTTTCACCACATGTTTTTTTAGCTGATGAATCTGTTTTTATAGGGAAAGCCGCTGCCTCAGAATCATATTTGAAGATTGAAAAAATCATTGACGCAGCATTAAAAACAAATTCCGATGCCATACATCCCGGTTATGGATTCCTTTCTGAAAATGCTGTTTTCGCTAATGCGGTTGAAAAAGCCGGACTAATTTTTATAGGTCCGTCAGCTGCAGCTATTGAAATAATGGGCAGCAAACTCGCGGCTAAAGCTGCTGTATCTAAATATGAAACCCCTTTAGTTCCCGGTACAGACAAAGCTATAGAAAGTCCGGAAGAAGGAATTAACATTGCTGCTGAAATCGGGTATCCAATTTTAATAAAAGCCTCAGCAGGAGGTGGTGGTAAAGGAATGCGCATAGTCGATAAAATGGACGATTTTGAAGAACAAATGCTCACCGCTATAAGTGAAGCCAAGTCAGCTTTTGGAGATGGAGCCGTTTTTATTGAAAAGTATATAGCTTCTCCAAAACACATTGAAGTTCAGGTTTTGGGAGATAAATACGGAAACTATGTTTACCTCCACGAAAGAGAATGTTCCATTCAAAGGAGGCACCAAAAAGTTATAGAAGAAGCTCCTTCACCGGTTGTAGATGAAAAAATCCGCAAAAAACTCGGGGAAGCAGCTATAAACGCAGCTAAATCCTGTAAATATTACAATGCCGGTACTGTAGAATTCATTATGGATCGGGAGAAAAACTTTTACTTCCTGGAAATGAATACCAGATTGCAAGTTGAGCATCCCGTTACTGAAATGATAACGGGTATAGATTTGGTAAAAGAACAAATAAAAATTGCCCGTGGTGATAAGCTTTCATTTGAGCAACATGAAATACCTTTGAACGGACATTCAATAGAGCTCAGAGTTTACGCGGAAGATCCGGAAAATAACTTTCTGCCCGATACAGGCAAGCTTACCAATTATCAGATACCTGCCGGATTCGGTGTAAGGGTAGATGACGGATTCAGAGAGGGTATGGATATTCCCGTTTACTACGATCCCATGATTGCGAAATTAATTGTTCATGGTTTAAACCGTGAAGAAGCTATTTCCAGAATGATTCGCGCTATTGAAGAATACAAAATTTCAGGTATTAAAAATACCTTGCAATTCGGTAAATTTGTTTTAGAACACCCTGCTTTTAAAGACGGTAGCTTTGATACGCATTTTGTAAAAAATTATTTTGAGCCGCAAAAGCTAAAAGAAAAGAATCTTAAAGATGATAAATTGGTTGCTGAAATTGCCTTAAGATTATTTCTAAATTTAAAAGAAGAAAAGGAAAAATCACTCAAACCTTTAAATGATAAAGCTTCTAAGTGGAGAGAAAAAAGAATTAAACTCAGAGGTAATTAATATCCTGCTTCGGGCTTAACTTCATTTAAGATTTTTCCGCTTTTTAAATACTCCCGGACATTTAAAAATGTAGTTTTCCTGTTGTCATCTATGGCTTGTTTTGAGTGGGCTGCCTTGTGCGGCGACATTACAACATTTTTCAGGTCATGAAATGCAAATTTTGACGGTAGGCAAACTTCATCATTCGATTTTGGATATTGATACCAAACATCTATAGCTGCCCCTTTGATATCCTCTGACTCTAAAGCTTTGAAAAAAGCTTCCTCCTCAAAAACATCTCCCCTGCCTACATTTATGACATACTTGCCAGAGAGGAGTTTCATGTTTTTAGCATTAAATAAGTGTTTTGTTTGATTGGTTAAAGGCAAACAACAAAAAACAATCTCAGATTCTGAAATTGCTTCTTCTAAATTATTTGTCAGTTGAATATCCTCAGTTTGTTGCTGTATATTATTTTTTAGTCCTGTAAACGAATTTGTAAATGGTTTTAAAAATTGATGAATCTTCTTTCCAATACTTCCATAACCTAAAATGGAAACCTTTTTATTTTGCATACTTTCCCATAAGTCGTCACTATTATGCGTTCTATACCATTTTCCTTTTGACAATTCATTATGATAAAAAACGAGCTTTCCTAAAAGAGAAAAAGCCAAAGCAATAGAACGCTCAGCTGTTATAAAAGCATTTCCATGTGCATTAGAAATTTTTATGTTTTTATCCTTTAACTGTTTCAAAGGCAATGAATTCACTCCGGCAAATGGGACAAAAAGGATTTTTAGCTTTTCTGCCAGCTCAATTTCCTTGTCAGTAATTCTTCCGGATACCAATACATCAGCATGTTTCATCTTTTCATTAAAACCTTCTTCGCTCCACTTTTCTTCCTTTACATATTGATAATTAAATTCAGACATTTCAGCTTTAAGCTGCTCTAATTCTTTTTGCCAATTTTCATTCAAGGGGTGTCTGAATAAAATATTCATGCTTTATTTTTTAAGTAGTTTTATCAAAACTACAGATTAAACTGCTTTTAAGTGTTTTCGTTTTCATAATTATAATGCTTTTACACAAAAAAAGTTAAGCTTAATTTGCATTAATGATGGTAGCAATTCGAAATTTAACGGCAATGTTTACCTTTGCATATGCTAAAACACAATCCAGGGAAGGCAGCTCTTTTTATGATTA
This genomic window contains:
- a CDS encoding ABC transporter permease; its protein translation is MNILLKNNWWKSIAVVLILYSIVAGLMLPVPRLPVLNESIRNLYFHVPMWFGMVVMLIFSFTFSIKYLSGSNLKHDLYAKNFAFTAMIFGILGLITGMFWAAATWGAWWVNDPKLNGAVVGLLVYLAYFVLRGSLEDEHTKAKVAAVYSIFAFVLYIAFIYVIPRMTDSLHPGSGGNPGFNVYDLDSRMRVVFYPAVIGWIVLGVWISTLLIRLNLLEEKDED
- a CDS encoding ABC transporter permease, whose product is MKNEIIQLLKREWKLELRNKYTIGGIILYMVATVFVILNVLEQENMVHELNAGWWNLLFWISVLFVSVNAIAKSFYQESQEKLLYLYTLFSPESVIISKMFYNYIFMFVLALLSWSLFSIWFGNPVVQNTSFFLLLIFGAGGLGLIFTMISSIASKAGNNTTLMAILSFPVILPLLVVLIRLSSLVYLQGPGMENTISLWIMLISLNVLILSMSIILFPYLWRE
- the accC gene encoding acetyl-CoA carboxylase biotin carboxylase subunit, with product MEKKIDKILIANRGEIALRIIRSAREMNIKTVAVYSEADRLSPHVFLADESVFIGKAAASESYLKIEKIIDAALKTNSDAIHPGYGFLSENAVFANAVEKAGLIFIGPSAAAIEIMGSKLAAKAAVSKYETPLVPGTDKAIESPEEGINIAAEIGYPILIKASAGGGGKGMRIVDKMDDFEEQMLTAISEAKSAFGDGAVFIEKYIASPKHIEVQVLGDKYGNYVYLHERECSIQRRHQKVIEEAPSPVVDEKIRKKLGEAAINAAKSCKYYNAGTVEFIMDREKNFYFLEMNTRLQVEHPVTEMITGIDLVKEQIKIARGDKLSFEQHEIPLNGHSIELRVYAEDPENNFLPDTGKLTNYQIPAGFGVRVDDGFREGMDIPVYYDPMIAKLIVHGLNREEAISRMIRAIEEYKISGIKNTLQFGKFVLEHPAFKDGSFDTHFVKNYFEPQKLKEKNLKDDKLVAEIALRLFLNLKEEKEKSLKPLNDKASKWREKRIKLRGN
- a CDS encoding hydroxyacid dehydrogenase; amino-acid sequence: MNILFRHPLNENWQKELEQLKAEMSEFNYQYVKEEKWSEEGFNEKMKHADVLVSGRITDKEIELAEKLKILFVPFAGVNSLPLKQLKDKNIKISNAHGNAFITAERSIALAFSLLGKLVFYHNELSKGKWYRTHNSDDLWESMQNKKVSILGYGSIGKKIHQFLKPFTNSFTGLKNNIQQQTEDIQLTNNLEEAISESEIVFCCLPLTNQTKHLFNAKNMKLLSGKYVINVGRGDVFEEEAFFKALESEDIKGAAIDVWYQYPKSNDEVCLPSKFAFHDLKNVVMSPHKAAHSKQAIDDNRKTTFLNVREYLKSGKILNEVKPEAGY